The Penaeus vannamei isolate JL-2024 chromosome 42, ASM4276789v1, whole genome shotgun sequence genome includes the window caaaaacagcaaaatggcagagaggtcttgcccaggcctatggcggtggagtgACCGAGGCAAACCTCCCAAGATATACGGGTAAacggtgtgtgggggggtgggtggctgCGAACGCTGCTGCAGGAACTGCCTCGTTACAGTAGCCGACAATTGTAGCTTTttactaattatttatttattttccccatTATGTAATACTAtacatcttttatctatctatatatatgagtgtgtgtgtgtgtgtatgtatgtgtctgtgtgtatgtgtatgtgtgtatgtatgtgtgtgttttattaagggtttttcttttatatgttctttcttttcttttttttaaatcgtaATCAATCAACAGTCTGATCATCGGACATAATTCATGAGGCCACTTCAATGAAGGCCTACCGgttaacaccaaaaaaaaaaagaaaaaaaatgtaggcctacGCTTTCCTCTCTACCATTCTGCCGTGATTAACCGAAACGCAGATATTTTTATCGAGACCTTTTCTTATGAGAGCACTTGATTAATCTTGATAGTGTTTAATCATTTCAAATTTTGGAAATATATGCTCAAGTGATGGCAATATCGTAATGCATAGTTTTCGATATTTGTATGAATAGAGCAAATTACTCTTGATTTCCTTCAGATCTTTCTCAGCAGATGAGTGAATTAGTATAGATCTCACATTTTAAGAAATTAAATCGTTCCTCAGGACACGATACAAGAAATTTCAATGATTATCGAAAGTGAGATGTTCATCACATTTCAAATCTAATATAACACACACTCATGATTGTTCTGATTAAAAACTAGACTTTAAttaatttccttcctctctccttccctcccccctctccccagcccctcaACCTCCCACCACAGacttaaaaaacaataaaaggatcaacaaaagattttattttctcttcagtcGTTCATAGCTGATGCTCTTTCGTTATAATAGGGTGTCCCTAAGCCGGTTTCCACTCATTCAGAGACGTGCCTTCGTAGAGTCAAGATGTCAACAGAGGAATCGGACGAGGTGGCTCTCGATCGCTGTCTCAAACTGGGTGTCATGCACGTACGTAACTTCGTGTTCTTGGCtttgttttgttgctattgttttcgtTCAtggtatattggtatatatatttttgtgtttttgaaaattcatttatttagtttcaTGTATTGTTAGAAACCACAtggttttcttcgttttctctttgtaaTTCTTTTAACACTATATACCAAAACATTATaatgatagacacagacacacgaaatATACCACACCAATGATAAGAATCGAATGATTTTCTTTTCGTAATGTTTCAAGTAAGAAAAACTATGTATCTAACCCTAAGGGGATTTTTGTGAGAAATgtctaaacttttttttcctaataGTATCAAAAGAGAAAGGCACGAGACGTTTTTCTTTCATAaacttccatttttattttttgtctcacgAACGTACCACTTCTTCGTTCACTTTATAACGAACGTACCACTTCTTCGTTCATTTTATAACGAACTTACTACTTCTTCGTTCACTTTATAACGAATTGGTGTAAAATTATccgctgttctctttctctcccagtgGATGCCTTTTATGATTATCTCTGGTTCGGCGCCTCCCTACCGGTTCGATGGTTCCTTGGTTCACGTCATGGATATCATCGCCAAGAGGCTTAATTTTTGGTAACGTACTTTAGATaccgatttttaaaaatgtttttagtactgtgtgatatatatttgcatagatatagatatagatatatagatacaggaggtcctcgacttacgacggagaatTTTGACGTGTCGGAACACaccctaaatacagtacatgtatgtaCGCGCATAAGCACCGGTCACTCGCATATACTAATGcagtatgtaaacatgtataaaagtcataatctaaaacataacaagatatttctattaaaaagaaaaaaaaataggtctAAAGAAACACATGGAAGACAAGCTGTAAATAcggtacatgatttctagcgtcgtatccacgaaacgtcgtaagtcgagaccgtcgtaaaccgaggaccccctgtacATATCTTTGCGTCCGTGTATGTTCATGTGGAATCACATACATCCAAAACTTACTAGATAATAACACAGCCCGAAGGTAAAAAGCTAAATGTTCACCAGCGAAATTAACCCAAAGACCGGAACTGGTCCCTCACAATGCCTCAGTTACACACAGGAAGAAATTATCGCATTTTTTCTTTCAGCTACGAATTCGTGATCCCTGACGACTGGGTGTTTGGGACACGACTCCCTAATGGGTCGTGGACGGGCATTATGGGGCAGCTGacgaggggggtgagtgggtgattgtgcgagtatgtgggtgtgtcagtaaatataaaataaatatgatatatgtatatatatatatatatttatatatatatatatttatatatatacatatacatacatatatatatatatatatacacacacacacacacacacacacacacacacacacacacacacacacacacacacacacacacacatacacacacagacacacacacacacatacacacacacacacatatatatatatatatatatatatatatatatatatatatatatacatacatatatatatatatataaacatatatatatatatatatatatatatatatatatatatatatatattgatacatatgtatgtatatatatatgtatatatatatatacatatatatatacatatatatatatatatatatatatatatatatatatatatatatatatatatatatatgtatatatatatgtatatatatatatttatatataatatatatatatatatatatatatatatatatatatatatatatatatatgtgtgtgtgtgtgtgtgtgtgtgtgtgtgtgtgtgtgtgtgtgtgtgtgtgtgtgtgtgtgtgtgtgtgtatgtgtgtgtgtgtgtgtgtgtgtgtatgcatatatatatatatatatatatatatatatatatatatatatatatacacacacacacacacacacacatatatacatacatatatatatatatatatatatatatatatatatatatatatatatatatatatatatatatatatatatatatatatacagtatatatacacacagacacacacacacacacatacatgcatacatatatatatttatatatatatatatatatatatatatatatatatatatatatatatatatatatatatatacacacacacacacacacacacacacacacacacacacacacacacacacacacacacacacacacacacacacacacacacacatgtatatatatatatatatatatatatatatatatatatatatatatatatatatatatatatatatatgtatgtatgtatgtataaacatgtatatatatatatatatatgtatatatatatatatatatatatatatatatatatatatatatgtacatgtatatatatatatatatatatatatatatatatacatatatatatatatatatatatatatatatatatatatatatatatatatatatatatatatatatgtccatgtatatgtatatatatatatatatatatatatatatatatatatatatatatatatatatatatatatatatatgtgtgtgtgtgtgtgtgtgtgtgtgtgtgtgtgtgtgtgtgtgtgtgtgtgtgtgtgtgtgtgtgtatgtacatgtatatgtatatgtatatgtgtatatatatatatatatatatatatatatatatatatatatatatatatatatatatatgtatgtatgtatgtacatgtatatgtatgtatatatgtatatatatatatatatacatatatatatatatatatatatatatatatatatatatatatatatatatatatatatatatatacatatatatgtatacagacatgatATTTGGGCCAAGATCAAACACACGTCttctttttaaataatttttaaataGCCTTCACAGAAAACCGAAAATGTCCTCCAACTTGTATGATGAACGATAACTTTTACAAACATCCAGGAACATAGAAAGCATCTAAGAAATTCAATTATAATTCCGCAATTGTGTTTCCCAAAATTTCTTTATTCAGTACTTATAATAAATCAGGtgttacacagacatacacataaacacatacaataataatgataatgataatgatgataaagataataatgataataaaaataatgataatgacaataataattacaataataataatggtattgataataataataaaatcataataataatggtattgataataataataaaaacataataacaataaaatttataataataattatcttcattactgttaccattgttactataaacgataacaataataacaatattaatgatgatacaaacaacgatgattataatttaaaaaaaataagaacaataatgcgacttccaataataataataataaagataatttaagaaaataagaataatgcgacttccaataataaaaataaatataaatcacaaCAGGAGGTGGACATGTCAGGCGTGACACTGTCCAACGACGCGGCCAGGAACGCAGCGGTCGACTTCAGCGAACCCCTTTACATGGACACCCAAGTCATCTCTTACAAGCGCCCGGTTCTAGAAGCAGACATCGCCGGATTCATCAAGCCTTATGATACTCTGGTAACGAGAGGGGTCTGTGGGGGTCGATTGGGGGGTTGTTATACCATTGGGACGTATATTTCTTTCTGgtttgtttcgtctctctctctcgttcgttctctatctctctttctctgtctgtctgtcactcttctCCTCTTGGCTTTTCTTCTGTTCTAttatcttctctattctctctctctctcttctcctcttgccttttcttctattctcttatcttctctactctctctctctctctctcttctcttgttttttcttctattctctctctctctctcttctattcatttttattctctttacattttctttttcctttccaagATGTGGATCCTGCTGGCGGCCTCCATGTTGGTCGTTCTCGTGGCCATCTTCGGTGTCCATGTGAAAGAGAATTCATTGCTTTTCAGACGGTAAATTCTGCTATATTACAAGCATTTTAGGTTTTCATTATTTTGTCGTTACTTGTATTGAGATTATACTAAAAAGACATATTCAAGGAATCTCTCATCGCCATTTGATTAAGAAAGCATGTGAATATTGCTGAATATTTAATATTCCTTGGCCTAATAAAATCGGGTGTGTCCaatagggaaaggctagatcagtagcaactcgaggcgttgtaatggcgtctgattctatatttggaaaaaaaagcacatggggtttattttgatgacgtcacataaGTTACGGAGgatttgtgaatatggtcgatcattttggtcttttcaattttcaaaaaaagatggaaaatcattattttaatttttatattttcattgaacaatcatcaaaacagacgccatgacacctcgagttgctattgatctagccttAACCGTGTCCAGTATTTGTCGGAGATTTGAGAAAGGGATCGCGAGTGTAAAACAATTGGGAAACATTGCACAGCAGTCCATGCttactgttatttctgttattactgttgcaCCAACCACTGTTAATTCTAACATTATTCGTGAATGCCGATATCGCTCTAAGTTATAATCACTGttttcttttgctattattacGTATAGTGTTGATTAATCTctttatgctgcgttcggaactgctcgtcctgctcgcccagaccagttggacgagatgttttgaccgttcggaacctctactatcTCGTCCTGGATAAGTTGTTCATCTCGTACAGTTGGtcctcctgcgaaggtgggcgagcaggacgagatgacgtcagaATACCTCTTGTATGTAAACACTGACAGTTTCAagcaaccacaagatattgatagGTAATTATATGGACCTTTATTGATGCTATCAAatgatatttttatgtttgttagtTGCAGGTAAggtaaatatgcatcaaaggagttacaaaacctatgcagcgtgtacaATAAAGACAgcggtatgataaaaaagtggatgtttacattcgagccggttgcattctagGCAGCGtgggtcttggaggttctgaCAGcagcccacttgtcctgctggtcctggacaagatgtTTGGATGAGCAaaacgaggagttccgaacgcagcataaatAACTCCTGCCATTTCAACCCATTGCCACTATTTACTACAatactcctctcaccccctcccactcccaactCCTCTAACCATCAACCATACCACGAATAGGCAATCAAGTACCCTTTTTTGTTACCGACAGCAACAACGAGGTCATAAAAGAGACTCCTAAGCTGGACTCCGAGAGAAAAGACCCTCAGCAGCAGAAATGGGAGTCTGTGTGGTATTCCTTCCAGTGGACGATAGGCTCAACGCTGGCCCAGTGTGAGTAGAAAAGGCAGATGTTgttcacaagcacaaacacaatttatcacatctttatcagttacccaccctttcccttatccATCACACCTTTATCaaccacccaccctttcccttatCTAACACACCTTTATCAACCACCGACCCTTTCccttatctaccccccccccagctATCCCCTGGGTGCCCCGAGGAAGCGCCGTCCGGGTCATCGCCGGCCTATGGCTCTTCTCCGCCCTCATCATCGCCTCCGTCTACCGCTCGAACCTCAAGGCCATGCTCATCCTGCCCAAACTGCGGTTGCCCTTCGACAGCATGGAGGAGCTGGTGGAGACCGACATCCCGTGTAATGTGCCGAAGGGGAGCATGCTGTACCAGGCGGTTTTGGTGAggttggggggaagagagggagggggtgggggatggaggggggctggaggggtgggggagttaaTGGGTGTGCGTTTAGTggggtgtgttaatgtgtgtgttagtgtgtgtgtgtgtgtgtgtgtgtgtgtgtgtgtgtgtgtgtgtgtgtgtgtgtctgtgtgtgcctcacatacacacacacatgcaaaaaaaaaaaaacgcccaccATTCCCGCCCACAGTACGCCCCTCCGGgatccctcctctcccgcctgaAGGATCAGCTGGTCGACAGCGCTGATGCAGACAAGGGTGTGCAGAACCTCGTGTTAGGAGTCAATGCCATCTTTATCGGCAAAAGCATCATCGAGTTTGTGGCGCATCACACCTTTTCGCAGGTGAGGCCTTGTTAAGttatgatagatggatggatggatagatggatagatagatagatagatgggtggatggatgcatggatggatggatggatggatagatagatgtatatgtatgtatacacacacacacacacacacacacacacacatatatatatatatatatatatatatatatatatatattgtgtgtgtgtgtgtgtgtgtgtgtgtgtgtgtgtgtgtgtgtgtgtgtgtgtgtgtgtgtgtgtgtgatgggtgaatggaatagacagatagagtgatagataggtgGTGAGACCTTGTTAGGTTAtaatagatggaaagatggacAGCCGGACAGATAGGAGTgaaagatatacagtatatacagcgTTTGCGATTCTATTTCCATGGTTTTCTCTCAAACGAATCTGATATAGCGTTACTATACAGCtgaggtcgggggagggggggggggttggtgatcCTGACAAAAATATTACATACGCAAGAGTTAAAATCGAACCGCCACATTTTTCATTGCTTAGTATCTTTCACACAGAGTAATGTCCCCGTTTCTGCATCGTACCAGACGTTCCAATACCCCGTTCTTCTCGGAGGTACCAACTGCAATGTCTCGATCTACTCAGGGGCACCAACCCCAATACCTCGTTCTTCTCAGGTGGTACCAATTGTAATGTCTCGTTCTTCTCGAAGGAATCAACTGCAATAGCTCGTTCTTCTCAGGTGGTACCAACTACAATACCTCGCTCTTCTCAGGGATATGAAGTGCATATCTCGTTCTTTTCAGGGATACCAACTGCAATACCTCGCTCCTCTCAGGGATATGAAGTGCAATACCTCGTTCTTCTCAGGGATACCAACTTGCTCGACCTCTACTACAAATAGCTGTGGTGGGTTTCATGCGCTAACAACAGTACATATCTCAACACCCCTTCCTTTTGCATGTTGCAGACAAGAACGTGCCCGCTGTACATTGCTTCCCAGACCTTCTTCGGAGCGACTAGCCTGGGCCTCGGTTTCAAAAAGGGGTCACCGCTGAAAGCCAAAGTGAATCCGATGTAAGTggtcatatatagatatatattgttttctttctttctttgagtggTTTCGAGGATAATTttagttttaattttctttttttccgtgatTTCTAGGATAATTTTGTAATTCTCATTATCTCGATATGGGTTTCTATGGCTTGGCGATGTGTCATTTCGAGGGAGTGGTccatttattgccattatcttcgGTGTCTCCGTATATTCCTCTTATGATTTTCGATCTTGGAATTTAATGCTTATGAATGTTGGATGTCTGTGGATCGAATTCCTCTTACGTTCATTATCCAAGCACCTTATCAGAACTACTAACCATACACTCGTCGCTGCAGTGGTATTCCTCTGGTGTAAGTGTGATTTCAGTGTTAGGTTCGTATGTTCATTGCTGTAAGAACTGCTTTgcaatcatttttatttcatgttttatttccaTACTtaacatcattgacattatcCTAATCACCGGAATGAAAGGATAACAGTTGTAATACTTATATAACCAAAGAACATTGGATTTTAACATCAGTAGGCCCTTTTATTTCTCCAATTTGACGCATTTCATgaggcatacccccccccccctaatatttcaatactcccctcacccccccccctatccctccacctccactgttGAAGTTTGAATTCGATATTACTTTCGTATATCCgttgttcacatttttttttctgctcgAGCCTGAAGTTTGTGTCGATTTTCTCTGTCGCTTATGAGAGATGGAAAATGCACtgaccgcattgatatcatggatttataacctctctgacagggattcgaacccccaccgccattacaAAGAACTGTCTCTTATATTTCATTGTTAATCTCTTTCTTGCATTATGTACTAAtggatgagaataagaaagaaataatcacaataaaacacagtagaaatggaataagaaaaattaGAAAGTGGCGTTTCGAGTGAATTAACACTCGTTAGTTTATAGAACCGATATGCATACTCGGGACCGAAAGACCATATAGAGTTACGTACTCattgttcctttcttctttcgtatatgatttttttcttttcgtctccaatgtattccttccctttctcctccagccTCCGAAACCTGAAGGAGTTCGGAATCCTCGACTACCTGGTGCGAAGGGAGACGCTTTACGCCAAAGAATGTCTCAAGCAGGAGTCTCTCGTCGGCTCGGCGGAGACCCTGAGACCTCTTAAACTCAAGGACTTCTACGGCGTCTTCTCTCTCTATGCcgcaggtgattttttttttctttttatcccgtCCGGCcccgaatgatttttttttttgggggggacgttatctttttatcaattttatcaggTCAGGAGCTCGGAAACGATAGTCGATTTTTTAAAGGATGTTTTGTGTTTCGGCGTTTGATTTGGATGGTCTGTCGTATTTTAGGGAATTAGAACCTTTATGAAAAAACTTGGTCTCGAGCAGGACACTTGATGACCTTAGAATATCTGATCAAATTAGAATATAGTATGTCCTAAAATCTTGCCGACATGTCTGTCTTCTTTATTAGAAATGACTGACATTCTAATACAGGGATGTCAAACTCATGACCAAACTTTGCCCTCGCTATGAACACAAGTATAAGAATAATTAATACAAGAATAATTATTAGcctgaaaaaaatatgatcacAATGAAGGAGAATAATGCAAATACATTTTGTGAAAATTAGTGTACAGGTAAGTAATgcaattttttattctttatcggcCCACAAAATGGTTGTGAAAAGTGGGGGTTTCAATCTACTAACTTTATAAATTTTCAGTTATCTATATTTAAcagttattatctatatttattacatTTTCAAAAACTCTCATTGTAAGGAAAATAACACTAAAACGATGCATATTACCCTTACTTTTTATTACCTTTGTCGCTTCTCCTCCCTTGTTGGCCATTAATATTATACGTTTTTTTTCAGGGACGTTCCTCGCTAGTGTCGTCTTCCTAACGGAGTTAATTCTACGGAGGAAAAGGCGTACATAAGAATTACCCCCCAAAATACCAGTTTGACGACGATGACTCGGAATACTGTGAAGTACTGAGGACCTCCTAATGCTATAGTTAGTGGTAGCTTAAGTtcagaaatatacacacattgtaATGTACCATCGCATTAGCGTGACCGATAAATATAAGGCCTGTGTTAAGTGTTTTCACAGCCGTagcccttcacccccaccccctcagcaCATCTGTAGCGATTTTAAGGCCATTATGGTTGATTGGTAGGGGTAACTTCTCTAGACTGGTCTCTCGTCTGCCGCTACCTTCACTTGGTTCGGCGAGGGCAACCTTACGAGGGTAAACACCGCGTACTATGGACCtcgtacttgtttatttattgttcggTAGTTCAGCACCTCGGACTGGCTCGTTGAGGTTGTTGGGTTCCGTCCGAAACAAGCGAAAGGTCGTTATCGTCCTTCATGGGTATGTCGGCTGTGTCTGAAGCGCACGGAAGCCTCGGCGGTGGCGGTCAAGAGCAGTGACCAAAAATACGTTCACTACACATCAACTCCCCTTATGTTACCTTTGAATGCTGCTTGGTCTATAAATTTGTTTTATCATATCATATTCAGTTTAGCTATCTAGTATCATTTCATATACATTGTAATAAGCACTCACTTGCATCCGCATAGGTATGACTGAGCAAATTTAGAAAGTGTCACAACTGCCTTTAAATGCGACCGAATATTTACCGGATGTGCAAACCGGCCTCACCGACTAAAAGTCCATATAAATTCTTGTATCGGCTTTGCACAGACTAAGATCTATTTTAAGTCCACGAAGTTCCTGTCCCTCTGTATCTTCCTGTCCCTCAATGTTTTAAATGTGTATAAAGGCGATCGCTTGCAAGCGACTTCTCACAAGGGATTCACAGGATTCACCTTGCACTAGAGACACTGCTACACTATTATAATAAAATTGCATAACCAAAAAGACTCGTCTGCTTGCTGTTGCTCTTTACAGCTGTAGAGAGTATTTTGAGAAACTCAAGCATGAAAAAAAACTAGTTCAACAGGCTCGCCGACAGATCTGTGTCACGTGTGATAATCAATTATAAAATTTTACTTATAATTTGAATAATCAAGTTTACTGTTTATGCATTATCATTTTTCGCATAACCTATAACATAATTAAAACAGGCATATGCGATCTGACATATGATATTGCAGTTggaatttctttttctctagCGGTAAGATTACCGGCAGCGCCTAAGTTTCCCACTAAGGTTTTCAGTGGCGCCTGAGGGCCTGTTCACACGGGGAGTGTTTTGAACCGCGGCGACTACCGCGCGTTATCATTCACACGTAGCATTTTGGACCGCGGCGGAATCGCCTCTTTGAGAACAACaccatacatttgtatgtatctgGACACGCCAGCAATTCGCGCGTGCGAGTGGGGATCTTACGTGTGAACGATTCCATAGACTAACATTGGAAATGCGCGAAAGCTACAGCCAAGGTCTATAAGAGGTGTGTCTACAGCCTCGTGTAAACATGCTCTAACGGTTTCCCGCcgactttttcattttcctgttgaCTTTACCATTTTTTCTTAAAATTCTCCAGTGACTGTTGTAATTTTAGAAATCTTGCATCATGGTAGACTTACTTTAGTGTCGACGTTATTACACAAATGTAACAATAAGTGATGAATAAAACTGTTAAAAGCATTTTCATGTGCCCTTCTCTTTATACCAGTTTATAACCTTAGTCTCCTTTCACATTATTTTCCTACAGACGCGTTGAAGACTGCACACAGTGATATCTGAATAATAAACGTAACCGTTGAATAAAAGACATCAAAGTATTAAATCTGTGTCGTGCGGTACGATAACAGGCCAATGAAACTCATTTTTGAGGTGAAAATTTTCAAATTGTGTTTGTACGAAAACAAATTTGTCAAGATACACAAAGAAAAGTTTATCTTTGA containing:
- the LOC138860652 gene encoding glutamate receptor ionotropic, delta-2-like, which codes for MPFMIISGSAPPYRFDGSLVHVMDIIAKRLNFCYEFVIPDDWVFGTRLPNGSWTGIMGQLTRGEVDMSGVTLSNDAARNAAVDFSEPLYMDTQVISYKRPVLEADIAGFIKPYDTLMWILLAASMLVVLVAIFGVHVKENSLLFRRICRRFEKGIASVKQLGNIAQQSMLTVISVITVAPTTVNSNIIRSVGLGGSDSSPLVLLVLDKINNEVIKETPKLDSERKDPQQQKWESVWYSFQWTIGSTLAQSIPWVPRGSAVRVIAGLWLFSALIIASVYRSNLKAMLILPKLRLPFDSMEELVETDIPCNVPKGSMLYQAVLYAPPGSLLSRLKDQLVDSADADKGVQNLVLGVNAIFIGKSIIEFVAHHTFSQSNVPVSASYQTFQYPVLLGGTNCNVSIYSGAPTPIPRSSQVVPITRTCPLYIASQTFFGATSLGLGFKKGSPLKAKVNPILRNLKEFGILDYLVRRETLYAKECLKQESLVGSAETLRPLKLKDFYGVFSLYAAGDFFFLFIPSGPE